Genomic window (Balearica regulorum gibbericeps isolate bBalReg1 chromosome Z, bBalReg1.pri, whole genome shotgun sequence):
ATTGGCAGACTCTCCCCCTAAGCACAGAGGCAGTAGAGAGCGCGCACTTTGCCACCAGGAGCCTGCGTGCACACTTTTCCTTTGGAGCAGTTGCTAGGGGGAGCAGAGGATGAAAATTGAACCCAAGACAGAACTTAACACCCCTGTTGTGAAGGTCTGTGATTTGATCACTTCCATTTTGGTCAAGGGGGAATACAGTCCTCATCTCCCCATTCCACTTGACTTGGGCATATTGCTTTAGCGAAAGTGGCCCAGGAGCAGTTCCCCACATGCAGCCTAGGCCCCTCCACACCCAAGACCGCTGTGTAATGTGGCATCATGACAGCAACCTGCCTTCCCCATCCTGTAACAAAGGACAGTGTTTTCACCTGGGCTGCAGCATGTCCTGCCTTACCTTCTCTCAAGACAGGCACAGAATGGTGCCACAGCCCATTTTCAGGGGTTCGGGAGCTCCCTGCATGTATCCAGCAGGTTCTGACCTCGTGGTGTCACACGAGACAGCAAGCAGCTTGTTCCTACTGGCAAGACAAGACAGGTCCACTGCATATGGGAACATGAAGCTCAACACACTAAGGTAACACATCCAGGTAAGCCTGGATGATGATGGTGCCTTTCAATATTTTCTGGTAGCTCTCCAAGGACTTTACTGATGAGGAAGTCTCTGCCAGCCAAATGCGTTTCTGTGCAGCTGTCTCCTCCCCATTTGTTGGAGAAGCACCCTTCTGTTCCATTCAGCATAACAAACCACATTTCTTAGCAACAGTTTCTCAAAGAACTgtatctgaatttctttccttttgatttaGAGCAAGGGACAAGTCAGAAAGCAGTATATGATTTTCTCAATCTCCCAGTCTTATTTTGGCGGTAGTAATTTTTTTGGttacaaataattttgactGCTCAGGTTAGGAGGTACTGCTCCTGGAATTAACTCAGCTCTTaattatacataaaaaaaatttgaatagATTGAGTAGTTTTCAAcacttgcatttccttttcctctcttctcccaggaGTCTAATTTAAATTATCTACACACGCTGGTAGCTTCTGGGTCATTCAGGAAGAGGCAGATACTCCAAAATGCAACAAAGTAGAAATTTCTCAATGGCTTTCTCCTTTCCAGTGCAAGCATGAGCTTCTTTTGGTAGGACTTTGCCATGTTCCTTGAAGCCATCTGGCCTAGAGCTAGTAAGCTGAGCCTTTACTCAGATCCACCACTGACAACCCCTTATGATATCTTACGTGAGGGCATTTGTTTTAACCACGAATGCATGGTAGTTACCTACACCTTGTGACCATACATAACTCATCCAAAATCCATGACTGCCTGGTTGCCTAGGACTGGATATTATCATCTGGAGCTTTCCCTTCTGTAGCACAACTTCGTGCTGTTGCCTCCTTCATTTGCAAGGAAATGACAAAATTTGGATGCTGGCATACAAGGCACCATCCACACCATACACCAAATTCCTGATATGACCTCTACAGGAATTGGTGGCACTCAGTAATTCATAGGACAGCTCTACTCAATCTCCCTAAATTCAATAATTTAAATGTCTGGAGATTTCACTGAGTATTTTAGTGAGAtgagctttcatttaaaatgtagaacctggggaaaaaagcaaattctgaaaGAACCTTCTCTAAACCCAAGTATTAGATTTCCAAAAATACATCCCTGGAAAATAATCCTTGCAGATATTATAGGTATTCTTCCATCCCCAAATCCAATGTCTTAATATAAAACCAATGAATGCTTTGGAACGTTTACTCCTCTGAAGCCATTAAGAGGATCATAAGCTTTCTCTCCTCCCACACTTCACTTTATCCTCTGTTAACAATGGCCACAAAGGAGACCAACTGGTGAGGAAGCTCATGGTACTTAGTAGGTGTTTAATCCCCTACTTGCTGTAGTGAAACAAATGATTCATTTGCAGAAACCATGAAATGAACTTGCTCGCATCCCCATTAGACAGAACCATGCCAGGAGCAGAAAGCCAGAAGTGAAACACTGGGAACTTCTGCTAGGTTGAATTGCTACTGGGATGCACCTACTGGATAGTTTCACTCAGGACATACAGAATTTTCTGTGATCTGGTGATGAGTCAGAGccattttgcatgtgtttttcaCTAGAATTGTTTCCTACCATAAAGCTTATGGAGGTCTTCCAGAGATCTAAAACTCAATGAGTATAGGAGTAGCAGTCTGCAATGTCATCTCCACTCCCACCTCAGGGTAAACTCACTGAAGTTTAAGGCAGCTGGGTCTGAAGAAGGAACGAAAGAGGACatcaggatttcttttcctctgtaaagGAAAATATGCCCTTAAGAAAGTCTTATGGCTTCTTAAATGACTTGATCTTCAGTCTCAGATTATCTAGGATAACATTAGGGTGACTTACCCATAAACTTCAGCAGAACTTCACCAAGTGCCCGAACATTGGGTCGAAAGTACATACCACAGCCAGCCAGCGGAAAGCAAGGCAGGTATTTGAATCAAATTTTGAGAACACCAATTTGTGGATTTCACTCTTAGAAAGCTACACAGTGGAAGAGTTTCAGAACTGAAACTGTAATAGAAAGAACCTACAAATCTCCTGCACCcaactcagatttttttctagttgctCTGTTTGGGCAGTGCCTCCTTTTAGGTAGAACATGCCGTACACCAAATTGTTGCAACGTGTATTTGAAGATTTCCCCCCAGCATTACGTTAGCCTGTGGGCTTCCTGGGGACCATCTTTTATTTGCTAAACTGTTATTAGATCAGCTATTACTGATTCTGGAATACATACTAAGCAGTAGTCACAAGCCATTAAGTACTGAGagataattaaatttaaaaactggaCAGTGACCATGAGGAATTCAATCTTATTCATCCTGAAGCATTTTAACTGGAAATATGTGCCTGTATTAAGGAGAGGTAACTTCAGCACACTGAAAGAGTGCCACCATATGAAATTACCAGATCTAGATTTTTACCAATGGAATTTATCTAAGATAGTGGAACATCCTGTAACTGAGAAATATCTACTTCATGGTAAAATCTGGAATTTTATGTCAGGGTTCCACTTGTACAAGTTTTAAGTccctgaaaaacatgttttttgttATGAAAGTGGTAATTAAATCCCTAGTTTCAGTTGTATTATTAGACATCCATCTAAGACAATGAAGAATATGAAATGAAGAGCATTAGGCTTTCCTTATAGCATATGCTGtgctttaaaacatattttattgaTCCTAAAATTACAAGATCAATTACTCACATTTTCTTGAGGATCAATTTTGGATTAGAtggcaaaatgaagaaaaggtttTCATATGTACTATgtccaaaagcagaaacaaattgCTGTTCTCATGTGAACATTCAGAAACCTTTTCTGATGATTAAACAGTATGTCTGAAATATATCTAAGTTACACCAGCCACCATAGCGCTTTTTGGTGAACCAAAGAAGTCCTACAGTGAAATCAAACTTTTCAGTAAAATCTGTACTACTTTAATACAATTTCCCTCTAACGtcattttttcctggttttcaaTTCACGTATATTCTGTCTGTCAATTACAATGCAAAGTATAAGTAACAGATTTAAGCAAGGATGTTGGAGTGTGAAAATAATTCATGTGAATTGCTAATAGGCTGGTGGGaatacattttttccacatCAAGGCAAATCCTGTCGCATCAAAGACTGGAGACTTGATTTTCCACCATTACATCCCTTGACTATCTGCTATTACCTGcaaaaggaacaggaaagctGGGAGCAGTCTGCTACCAAATCAGTACTCCACTGTGACCAGAACAGCAGTATTGTGTCtactcttccttccctttgaaCAGATGTGAGTAAAGCTATGAACAAATTAAGCTGCGAGGCAAAAAAGCAGTCTTGTTACTTCAGCTAAGCAAAATGGAGATTTGATAGCACATACAcaatgtttctcttctgttcttcctggttttgttaCTTAAGGCAAAAGCCTTGCAGTTAACATCCTCCAGTGACATGAATCGATCAGGCTTGCATTCGCCTCGACAATCACGTGACGGGGAATGGAAAATAGAGGGACAGTATGAGTCCTCTCAGGTAATTAACCTACGCTCCAATGCTTCCCACACCAGCCTATTTTCAATTTCAGCACAGTACAGTTTATACACTCTAACATTATTGCTCAGAAGACAGAGTGATGATTCAGGCTTACTAAAAATGGCTTCACAACACTGCAATCATGCCTGTGAAGCTTCATCTTGTATCCTGTATCTATAAGTTTCTTCTCACTGAGAAATAAATACGTGTGGTGTTTTATCAGAAAAGTTTGTCACTGGATACCTGAACCACTTGTATACCATCTTTAAGAAAACATGGCTTGTTTGGTCAATTTGcctgccaattttttttcctgtttttaaaaaaatgtgttaatacCTTAGGTGACCTCCCTTAATACTGCTGTccatacaaataataaataactgaGAAATAATATGCCACTGCTGCATCCTGTCATGCCAGAAGATCAATATTACTTTAAAGATTATTTAGAGTAGCTGTTACATTATCATTTGTGCTCAgacccactgaagtcaatgaaatgaCGCCTACTGGCTTCTGTGGGAGTCCGACTTGGACATTATTCTGGCAATCTGTCCACCACTAAATTAAACTATTACAGGGGATAAAAGcccaaatgaagaaaagtagaaatttGGGAACTAAAACTGAGCCACAAATAAATATCCTAATTCAATGGCATTCTGAACAGacttaaataaaacacaaacacacacacacacgcatgtacacacacacacaaaaaaaagttatgaattTAACAAGCTTAAAAATTCATAGTTTAAAATTGTTTACATTTAAACAATTGACTATAATAGGTAGCTTTCTTGactttccatttatttccctGAGCACTGATCTTTGGAACATCTGGAGTTTCAGAATTGTCTAGCTCATAATTCCTAAAATACTTAAgtaaaatactgtctttttatGTCAAAAATCAATTCCTTAAGTAAAACTAAGATACAACTTCCATGAACTACAATGTATATagccaattttttaaaagccaacaACTATTACTACACTTCTGCATCTGTATTTAGGCACCTAGCTggtctgtttttcaaaatcactCTGCAGCCTAGCAGTTGCCATTTCATTCAGTACAGGGTACTATGCTGTCTCATAAACTCATCTAATTGGAGACCTACATAAGGAATTGCCTCCTTGCTTTACTTGCTTATTCTGCAAAATCTCAGCTGTATGAGCAACACAGTATGTTACgggtttggttttgtgcctAAACTAGTATTATAGGTAAAGACTACAGACTTCCTAGTCGCTTCCCCGTAAGGGGTTAAGGACATGCATCTGCAGAGAGCCAGCAAAAAACCACTCTTCTGTACTAAAATGGGACTTAGCTAGGGCATATGTTTTAGGCTGGCATTCTGCACAAGGAAATCTGCTGGCCAAaaagagctgtattttaaatttctgctaTTTAGAACTACTTGGCAAATTTGCTGTCTTCTCTAGATTAGAGCTTTAATTGTGAGCTTCGCAGACATCAGTTTGCAATTTTAAGACTTCTAAGGCATTCTGCATTTTAGATTATACAAAGTGTGCAAgtcaaaacacttcagaaaacaaaactgtgcaGAGagatttgaatatttttaggCTAAAATCTTCTCTCTCCAATTCTAAGGCTGTAAATTACGTCAGTCTCTCTGCAgctaaaaatttaaaaataattttccatcgACCACAGAAATACAGGGTAACTTTGCATTCCCttaactctctctctctctctctccctctgggtaGCGGATACACTGGCATTATGCAGCAGGCTCCAAACACAGGATTAACTGAAAGgttattttgtaatatttcatttcagtatatGGTAACTGGGGGGAGGGGGTACTGAACCAAATGCAATTTGAAGAGTTGCTTTCTGGTTCTTTGTGCAACATGGAATTAAGCCTTTACCTGTTCTCAAATGATGTAATAAAATATGCATACCTGCTTCTCTTTAATTAGCACTTTCTTACACTATCTGGTACTGGCATTCCACAGCAGAATCCAAAAGGAGGATTTAgcagtttttctctttgaacaGCATACAGTCCTAttattttcccccctcttcAGGAATTAAAGTggcctctttttcttttattaaacaaaaaagaaaattcttgctTTGTAATAGGAGtataaatactgttttgaaaacacatttggaAGATGTCTTCCAAGatggtttatcttttttttttttctcctttaaaactGTGACCACTGCACCAGTTAAGGCTgtttttcaatatatatatatatttcaaataaaactttaataTTCAAGCTTATCAGATTGATGAATTGTAACAGGTAAAATGGAACTCTTTACAAGGTAAACCATGTAGTTGTACAAAATAGAATTAAACCCTTCACctgtgtaaaacaaaaagaaatcctgccttgctttaaaaacacagaaccTGTTTACAAAAAGGAATGTGTATGACATTTGGACTTCCTTTTAACTGCCATATCCTAGCAACATCTCAGTTGTTTTAGTAAAGGAACTACTCATCAATTTTAAACTGCAGTGAATTTACCAAACATTTTCACTATAGACTTCTGAAAGCTTTTACAGTAAGAAGTTATCAACAAAAGCAGGCACGTTAGTGTACAAAAacattgttgatttttttcctgtttctttttcaaagtgcAGGTTTTTCTCAATGTGCATCTTACAAGACCAACGAATGTTTTAACTcactaaatcttaaaacagaaCTCAATTCTCCCAAGGAGTTGTGTAAACGTTAAAGATCCCCAATACACCTCTAGTAAACGTGACACAAATGTCTCTGCGTTGTTTAGAAATTTAGCTCTTTTGAGAGGTAAAGAAGCTTCATGACACTTTTTCCTTACACTGGCTGGTTATCATAAATGGGTAACTCTGGACTGCTAAAGCTGGAGACTGATGAATCACTTGAAGGGAACTAAACTTGGCTACGGAGGAGAGGCGGCGGGAGGAACCAACCCTTAGGCGTTTCTTGCGCAGCCTTTGGAAAATTCAGCCGCCGGCGGACGGAGGGACGGACGGAGGGTCAGtgtgagggagggaaggggggaaaggaaggggaaagcggggagggaggaaggagaagcttCCGCAGAGCCAGAGGCACGGCGGCACCTGCCCGCGGCCCGCTGCGCCCGCGGCTCCATCCCGTCGGTGGTGCGAGCGAGAGCTGTCCCCGGGTCCCGCGGCTGCGGGGCGCTGCCGGGCCCGCTCCCGCGCCCGCCGCTCGTCCCGCTCCCGCCGCTCGTCCCAATCCCGCCGCTCGTCCCGTTCCCGGCTGTCAGGGCGAGCCGAGGGCCGGGCGGGGGGCCGGGCGTACCGCCTGCGGTCGGCGCTAGGTGCCCTGAGCGGAGGGCTCCCCGGGGTAGATCTCCTCGTAGGCGGGGGGCTGCTCGCTGGGCAGTGGGTAGCAGTAGGGGTAGGAGGCGTTGAGCTCGGGGTCCATGGGCGAGTAGCCGGGCAGCTCGACGGAGGGATGCCCGCCACAGTGCACCTCCACGCCGGCCTCGTCGAAGACGTGGAAGACACCCACGTTGATGTAGGAGACGGCCTGGAAGGGGCAATCCCCAGGGCTGAGCTCGGGCTCGCCGCCGGAGAACAGAGAGCCCTGGCTGTGGCTCGGCGCTCGCCGCTCGTCGgtgccccgccgccgccgccgccgcccgcccgccgccgccgcggccgtcgcccctcgccgccgccgccggcgccGCCCGCGCTGCTGCGAGGCCTTGTAATTCTTGACGAGGAGCAGGTTGACCAGACCCAGGAGGCACTCCAGCGCGTTGAAGACGGTGGAGAGCACCAAGCCGCGCTGGTAGTCCCGCAGCTTCTGGCAGCGGAGCGCTGCGGCGGAGCTGTCGAGGGCCGCGGGGCTGCTCCGCGGGcgggccgcgccgccgggctgcagcaggcagtaGTGCGAGTACTTCCTCTCCACCAGCGACACGGTGTCGCCGTCGATGACGGCGCCGGCGAAGGCGCTCAGCACGCCCAGCATGaacaccagcacccccagcagcaggaagtTCTGCCGCCCCCCGGGCGTCGCCTTCTCCACCGGCCCCGACGGCGCGGCCGCCGCCTGCCCCCCGCCAGGGCCGCCACCCGCCGGGACCGAATCCGCGGTCGGGGCCGGAGCCGGGGCTGGAGCCGGGGCAGGGGCCGGAGCCGGGGCCGAAGCCGAGGCCGAGGCCGAGGCCGAGGTCGAGGTCGAGGTCGAGGCCAAGGCCGGGAccggagccggagccgccgccgccgcgggggctggagccggagccgccgccggggccggagccgccgccggaACCGCGGGCGCCTCGTCGGGCGGGCGGCAGCAGAGCAGTGCCGCGGCGAGCAGCGAGAGGCCGgcggccagcagcagccccgagTAGAAGGCGCCGGCGGCGGTGCCCAGGCGGAAGGGCTCGCCCTTGAGCTCGGAGCCCAGCGAGAAGCACTTGAGGCCCACGGCGGCGGCGCTGAGGGCGCAGGcgagcaggaggcagctggagagCGCGGCGCAGGCTCCCCGCACGCTCCACTTCATcctccgcgccgccgccgccgccgccgccccgccgtCCGCCTCATCCTCCTACCGCGGCCCCTCTtggccccgcggcggcggcggcgcggcgcggcgcggccaTGCGAGCGCGGCGCTCCCCGACGGGGCGGCTGAGCTCCGCTCCGCTCTGCACGGCAGGCAGCCGCCGGCCGCAGTGAGCCGGGCGCGGCGAGCGCAcacgctccccccccccgcctcccggACGCCGCCGCCTCCTCGTCCCCGCCCGCCCTCTCTTATCGCGGCGGCTGCGGGGAGGCGATTAATTATGGATGGGagccgcggcgggcgggggtACGGGGAGGCGGCCCGCCGCGGGTGGCGAGGGAAAATACGACCCCCGCTTCAGCCCGGGGGAGGGGAGGCCGACCTCCCCGCTTTCCCCCCAAGTGTCatggggggcgcggggggggccTCCGCCAGCTCTCCGTCCTGCTCCCCGCCGGCGAGCGCGGCGAGGGACGCGCAGCTAGGGCAGGGGGCGGCGGGGGtttttgcacacacacacacacacacacaccgccGGTTCCGATGTGGGGGGCTGCCGCTTGTCTCCGTGCTCGCGTCCTCGCTGTCTCTcgtaattttattttttagcgCTTGCTGTTGCAGGAGGCCGGCGGGCCGCCGTGCGTCCCCAGGGCTGCGTTGCGGTGTGTCGGCGGCTCTGATGCAGCGGACCGAGCCCTCGGCTCCGCGCTGCCCGGCACAAACCATCCGCGCCCGCGAAGGCGGCGGTCCCCGTCACCCCTCTTGGGTTTGTGCTCTGCCAGCGAACCCCGGTGGCATTGCTCCCCGCCAGGCCACGTACGCTGCTCCGTGGGCGGCGGGGGTCGGGAGCCGACTGCCCGCGGCGGTGCCCCCGGGACGCTCCCGTCCGGGAGGTCCCGTACAAGGTGGCCCGGGGGCTCCGCGGGGAACACCTACGGTGGCCTCCCGGAGGACAGCTGGGAACCTCAGCCTCGGAGCTGGGGAACAGGGGGACCGTGTCTGTGCCGGCTGCCGGGCGCCGGATGGAGAGCGGGGGCTTGGGGAAGGCTCTTCCTCGCCTGTCCTTTTTCATTCAGGGAAGCTGGAACCTGCAGTTCCcccattttccccttctgtgtGCACACGCCAGCCTTGCTGTGTATTTTTAGCCGGCGCTGCTGATTAGCATTCAGGGGAGCAGGCGAGGGAGAGCAAGCCGTTTTCCAAGCcgtttcctcttccctttccaagAGAGCCAGTGCACCTGTTGGTGGCTGGAGGTGTGTGTGGGGCGTGATCTGGTGTTTAGCTTTCTCCAGGGATGTGACCCAGGTCCCCCTGTCCCGTCAGGGCAGGTCCTGTCAGCACCTCCCTGGACAGCACCAACACCCTGCTGCAGTCCTGGGCTGGGCCGGGCAGCTGAGTGCCAGGAACTGCTCCTCCCGGAGAGAGATTTTTTCAGGCCTGTGGCCCTCCAAGGGCCCTTGGTGGGAGGCTGCGCTGCCTGGAGTACAGCCCTCCCCAGTGGCACCGTTGAAAAGTATCAGGGGCTCCAACGGAACATTTCATCCTGCCCCTTGGGGCCACACAGACAAGGGAATTttgcccccctccctcctgttCGCAAAGGGCCCATGGAGCACTTTGTGTCAGGAGGTCAATCCTGGTAGTCCAGAGCTGCCTGACCTGTGGCTACGTGATCCCCTTGCCTGATCATAGCCCT
Coding sequences:
- the TMEM271 gene encoding LOW QUALITY PROTEIN: transmembrane protein 271 (The sequence of the model RefSeq protein was modified relative to this genomic sequence to represent the inferred CDS: deleted 2 bases in 1 codon); this translates as MKWSVRGACAALSSCLLLACALSAAAVGLKCFSLGSELKGEPFRLGTAAGAFYSGLLLAAGLSLLAAALLCCRPPDEAPAVPAAAPAPAAAPAPAPAAGGSGSGPGLGLDLDLDLGLGLGLGFGPGSGPCPGSSPGSGPAGGGQAAAAPSGPVEKATPGGRQNFLLLGVLVFMLGVLSAFAGAVIDGDTVSLVERKYSHYCLLQPGGAARPRSSPAALDSSAAALRCQKLRDYQRGLVLSTVFNALECLLGLVNLLLVKNYKASQQRGRRRRRRRGATAAAAAGGRRRRRRGTDERRAPSHSQGSLFSGGEPELSPGDCPFQAVSYINVGVFHVFDEAGVEVHCGGHPSVELPGYSPMDPELNASYPYCYPLPSEQPPAYEEIYPGEPSAQGT